The genomic DNA GGATATATTCAAAAAATCAATAAACTATGCCCTGAGTAAGAAACCGACATAAAGAAATGCTGTTATGATATTGATGAATTTTCTTGTTTTCGCTGCATTTTCCCATTCAGAGCCTATGAAACCTATTCCGTTCGAAAATCCGAAACAGGACTTCTTTCACGAATCAAAAGAACTTCGTGATCAGCGTATGCGGTGGTTTCGAGAAGCCCGATTCGGAATGTTCATCCATTGGGGGCTCTATGCAATTCCCGCTGGAGAGTGGAAAGGGAAAACATATAACGGAGCGGGTGAATGGCTCATGTATCACGCGCAAATCCCCCCCGAAAAATACGAACCTCTCCAAAAACAATTCAATCCCGTTAAATTCAATGCGCGAGAATGGGTGCGCATCGCAAAAACGGCTGGAATGAAATACATCGTGATAACCAGCAAACATCACGACGGTTTTTGTCTATTCGATAGCAAGTTCACTGATTACGACATCATGGGAACTCCTTTCAAGCGCGACATCCTTAAAGAACTCTCTCGTGCGTGTAAGGAAAACGGGATTCGCTTAGGCTTTTATTATTCGATTATGGATTGGCATCACCCCGATTATTTGCCTCGCCGCCCTTGGGACAAACGCGACGCATCGCAAGCGAATTTCCAACGTTACATCGAGTATATGAAAAACCAACTCCGAGAACTTCTCACCCATTACGGAGACATCGGAATTCTCTGGTTCGACGGAGAATGGGAAGAAACATGGAATCACGAGTACGGAAAAGACCTTTACAACTTCGTACGAAGTCTGCAACCGAATATCATTATCAATAACCGCGTAGACAAAGGGCGCGAGGCTAAGGGAGAACACTATGGTGATTACGGAACACCAGAACAGGAAATTCCAGCAAGCGGATTGCCAGGAATGGATTGGGAAACTTGTATGACGATGAACGACACATGGGGATATGTAAAACACGACAACAACTGGAAATCCGCCGATACTCTCATTAAAAATTTGGTAGACATCGCCAGCAAAGGCGGAAACTATTTGCTCAATGTCGGACCGAACGCATTAGGCGAGATCCCGCAGGAAAGCGTCGAAAGGCTTAAGACTATAGGAGCGTGGCTGAAGAGAAACGGAGAAGCCATTTACGGAACTTCTGCAAGTCCGTTTTCCGAAAAATTAGAATGGGGGCGCGTAACTCAAAAACCTGGAAAGCTTTTCCTCCACGTTTTCGATAAAGAACGAAAGGAAATCGTTCTCCCTGCCTTCGATGCGAAAATAATACGCATTTACGAACTCACCAATTCGAAAAAGAAAACTCTAACATACACGAAAACGAATAACGGTATAGCGATATTAATACCGTATCTACGTCCTGATAATTCGGTAAATGTTTTTGTTGTAGAATACGAAAAACTAAAGTAAGTCTATTGGTTTGTTTCACGGTCTTTAGTGGTTGAACTCTGTGTTATTAACAACATGAGACGCATGAAGTCAACTCGTAATCCGGTATCCCCCATCTATCCTTGGAACTCCGGGTTAATACTTTCCCCAAGTTCGCCAATGTACTAAATCTGTTATCGCTTTCCACTTAAGCGCTGATAGTCCCTCAGTTTCCCACCTAACTTGAGCCGTTATTTCACCAGTCGATGATACGAATCGTTTTGCGTTATTGTTCAATCCAATGGTAATATTAATCTTTGAATCACTAAGTGTGCTCTCGCGTAAATCAATTAATTCGAAAGAGTTCGTCTCATAATTAAAAAGGTAAAGACCTTGCAGGATGTTAGGTATAGAAGCAGACGACTCTACAGTTATTTCTAATTGAGTGATTTTGGTAATCGGGCAAATGCCTTTTACTTCTATAACATTTTGAGGTTTCTCTGTTCTTGAAGAACTTTCAACTATAACTTTAGAATCATCACTTTTGAGGAGAGATGTTATATCACCTTGCAGCAGATTCCCGGCAAGCACTGTAAAGGAACTTGGCAAAATATCGAAAACGCTCCCTCCGAATTCTGCCTTTGCAACCCAACCCTCCCACACACTCCCCGAATTACCAAAGCCAACTACAGTTACATAGGAACCATTTCGAGCAACATCAAAAGCGTCCGCTATCTGTGAATATTTCGGAGCATTAACGTTATTCGCAATCAACCAATCGACTACGCGTCTCATTCCGTATTCGGCGTCCCAAATGATGCCCTCGTTTCCATAAATTGTTGTAAAGCATTGACCAACGATCACCGTACCGTCCCCAGAAACCGCCCAGGCTGTACTGTAAAAGTAGTTAGTTACCTCAGGTAAGTACCCCAATCCTTGCATGCCTTCTTCTGCAGTCCACCTGAACGCTTCAGCTTTTTCTGAACCCGGAGAAGCTACTCCAACAATAACCGACCCATCTGCAGAAACTGCGTTCGCAGCACTCGCATACGAGCCGCTTCCTAAGTCACCTAATCCTTGCATTCCCCCTGAGGAAGTCCATCGGAAAGCTTCAGTGCCTTTTGAAGACATACTTTGACCTACAATCGTGCTTCCATCTGCTGAGACGCCATAAGCAGCGCTAAAAAATCCGCCTCCTGCCAAGTCCCCGAGTCCTTGCATTCCATCAGACTCTGTCCACCGAAAAGCTTCTATTCCATTCGCTGAGTTACTTTCGCCAACAACAATAGACCCATCTCCAGAAACACCCCACGCAATACTTCTAAACGACCCCCCAGGAAGATCGCCGAGACCTACTAGTCCTCCTTCTGAGGTCCAACGGAACGCTTCTGTAAAAGCCCCGTTAGACATTTCTCCAACAATAAACTTTCCGTCTTCAGAAACATTATATGCAATCCCGTTCACATCCGTTGTTAAAGGTTCTAATCCAGTAAATTCTGTCCATTGCACGGGTACTGTCCCTTTATTTCCAAGTACTGCATTGCCAACTGCAACCATGCCGTTGTCGGATATCCCCCGTAGAACGCTTACTTCGTCTTCAACTAAAGTACCAACCCAAACAAAATAACCGTCCGCAAAAAGATTCTTAGGAAAATTGAACACCAATAAAGTCAAAGTAAAAAAAGATAATTTTATAGCCTTTTTCATAGTCTTCCTCTTCATTTTCATTGACTACCGGCTTTGGCGGATTGTTCCATAGCAACACGGAACCTGTGCCAAATTTCTTAAAGAAAATAACGACATGGGAATAAAAGGTGCAAAAAAGCCAAAATGCTTCTAAAAAATGGGTATCCTATGCCGAATGCACTCCGATAAGCGTATGCTCAGGGGGTCTCGATGGAGCACTGGCTCCTGGTTCGGCATGCCGTTTTTGATAATCGCGCGGTGTGCCCGCGACCACGCCAGCAAGGAGACCCAGACAGTTCGATTGTCGGGTCTTCGTCTTTTATAGGCACTTCCTATGCATCGAATGGACGTACTGCTTTTGAACAACAACTACGAGCCACTGAACGTGTGTTCCATGGTTCGTGCCATCACGCTCATGGTGAAGGGGAAGGCGGAAATCCTGCATCATAACGGTCACATCGTGCGTACCGGAAGCCAAGAACTCCGAGCCCCGTCAGTCTTGCGTCTTCGATACCACGTCAAACGCCCCGTTCCTCAACTCAGGCTTTCCCGGCATTCGATCCTTGCTCGCGACAATTACCGCTGCCAATACTGCAACGTCGCTGGCAAAGAACTAACGATCGACCATGTGATTCCTCGTCGTCTCGGTGGTCCTCATACGTGGGAGAACGTCGTCGCCTGCTGCAGGAAATGCAACCTCAAAAAAGGAGACAAATCCCTCAAAGAGGCGGGAATGAAGTTAATCAAAACTCCCAAGCGTCCACACTACATTCCTTACATTTCCCTGCCCGAATACCTCCGCGCCAAAGAGCGCGAGGACTGGATGCAGTACCTCCCGGTTTGGAATTCTCACTAAATTTATAAACCCGATAGGGGAACCGCAATAAAAAACACCTTTCTTGCATTGTTTCCTTCTTTTTCACAAGTAAAAAAGCGAAATTACGGGTAGAAAAACAAAATATGGGAAGAATCGTCGTTCCAGAAGCGGAGGAATTGCTCGACAAGGAGATCCGCGTTCTCGATAAGGGTTTCGTACGCTTGGTGGACTATTTAGGAGGGGATGCGAGAATCGTTCAAGCGGCTCGCGTCTCTTACGGGGCGGGAACGAAGACGGTTCGAGAAGACCGTGCCCTCATTCATTACCTTCTGCGCAACGACCATACGAGCCCTTTCGAGCAGGTGATATTGACTTTCCACTGCAAGATGCCGATTTTCGTTGCAAGGCAGTGGGTGCGGCATCGTACGGCGAGGTTGAACGAAATCAGCGGACGTTACAGCGTGATGAAAGATGAGTTTTATCTTCCGGTTCCGCAAGAAGTGCGCACACAAGACCAAGTGAAAAAACAGGGACGCAGCGAAGAAGTCGTCCCTTTAGAAAAAGCGGAGGAGATAATCGCGAAGTTGCAGGAAGAGCAACGTCGAGTCTACGAGAATTACGAAAAGATGATCGAAGAGGGGATCGCTCGAGAACTCGCACGCATGAACCTCCCTTTATCGTTATACACGGAATGGTATTGGCAAATCGATTTACACAATTTGTTTCATTTTTTGCATATTCGCATGGATGAACATGCGCAGTACGAAATTCGAGAATATGCAAAAGCACTTGCGATGTGCGCTAAAGCCGTCGCACCGATGGCATATGAAGCATGGGAAGAACACGTCTTTCATTCCGTGCGCTTCTCCCGCTCGGAATGCAAAGCATTAGCATCCTTGCTGGAAGGGAAAGAACCAGAACTCGAAGAAAAACCGATGAAAGTTTTCCAACAGAAATTAGAGAAACTCAAAAAAATTGCGCAGATTAAATACGAAAGTTCCGAAATAAAGTCTGCTACCGAAAAATAGCCAGCGTTTTTTAGAAACTTGTTCTCAGCGTTATTATTCGTGATTCCCTTTTTCGGAGATTGAGCCTGTTTGCTCTTCTCGAACGAGTCTCGGCGTGATCATGATTACGACTTCTGTCTGACGAGTTTCTGTTCGATGGAATCGGAAAAGCGTACCTATCAACGGGATTTCGCTCAAAATGGGCACACGCGAAGTGCGTCGGCGTTTCGATTCGAAAGACATTCCTCCGATAATGACAGTTTCCCCTTCTTTTACGCGCACGGTTGTCGTGGCCCTTCGAGCGGTATTGATCGGCAATCCCGCTTGACCGGTTCCGATTGCATCGCTGACTTCCGGTGATAGTTTCACCGTAATTCTTCCGTCATCTGCCAAAAATGGTGTCATACGAAGCGAGATTCCTGTCTTGATGAGTTGAATGGTAACGTACGGAAAGTTCACCGGTCCTGTTACTACTTGAAAGTAATTTTCTTGAGCCACCTCGATCATCGCTTCTTGACCTTCGAGCGCCATAACCCTCGGATTAGCGCGTACCTCTGCTTTTCCTTTGCTGATGAGAAATTTCATAGTTGCTACGTCGTTTTGTGTTACCTGCGTATAGCGCAATTGAATGCTATCCCCCCCTGTATCCAAGCCGAAATGCCTCCACGTCCAAGAAAAATCGAATTGGTCGAGCGTCTCCGTCGAGATCTCCGTTACCAACGCTTCTATAAGAATGCGCGGTGGTGGGGTATCGAGAAGGCGAATGTCTTCGAGAATTCGTTGCGTTAAAGCCGGTGCCGCGGTAATAGTCAGCACGCGGTCCGATGTAGTGTATTGGACGAATTCCTTCAACGTCGAAGGGAGCAAATTTGCGATGCGCTCCGGGGTGCTGAAATTGGGCTTGTAAACTGTAGTTTTCGCAAACCTCAAAAAGTTAGGATTGCTCGGATGTGCGCGCCCCACCAAGTAATAACCGTTCTCCTTAGCCCAAGAGTACCCCCCCGGTGATGTAATCAGCGTCAAAGCTTGTTCCAAGGGAACGTTTTCCAATTGCATAGTAACCGTTCCTTGCACGGTGTCATCGGGGATGATAATCACGTTTGCAGAAGCCGCTATGTCTGCCAAAGCCTGTCGGATATCCGTATCCGCAAATACGTTGCTGATCGTCGGTTCTTGCGTCTGCGGTGGTTTTTGCGGCTCTTGTTTGCCATTCGAAGAGGAACTCGTTTCGCTCGACGACGGCTCTAATAGAGATATAATGGGGGGGCTTAAAGCCGGTGTGAATTTCGGAACACATAAAGATGAAAACTTTGAAGAATAGAAAATCGGATTCCTTTCCAAAGGCTCTGCGCACGGCTTCCATCCTATGGATAACCAAATCGAAATACTTGCTGCGAAACAAAACGAAAACATCATAGCAAAAATCTCCTTCTGAAAAAATAGGGGGGGTAATGCTGGATTAGGCTACTATCCTCACCGCACCTGCGCAAGATTACCCCCCTCGTTTAAGAATTGATTTGTTCTAAGACCTCCAGACTTCGCTCACCGTTCGCCGCTGAAACAACCTTCACCATGACTGTCGAAATCGCGCGATTCTTTTCATATTCCACGACGAAACGCAAAGCGTATTTTCCAGGAGGCACGTCTCGAAAATTCACAGTGTAACTATATGCCCGCGTTTCGAGGGGCAAGAGAAATCCCGAACCTTCTTCTTCCGGTTTCAGTTCCTTCAAAACGCGCGAACCTTGCGCATCCATCAAGGAAGCGCTGGGCTTTAAATCCAAATGGACAGAACCGAGATTTGCAAATCGCATAACGAAGTTGTATTCGCTCTTTCTGGTTTTCGTTACCGTCACCCTTCCCGACGGAGTTAATTCTGCCTTTACCACTGCATTTTTAATCTTTACTGCCAACAAACCTTCGACTGTACCGATTGGTTGACCTTCGGGAGATAACGCCGTCAATAAAAGCCTCGCGTAGTAATGCGAATATTTCACACCTTCACGCGGTATGCGAACGAGTACGTTGATTCTTCTCTCTGAGCCTGGCTTAATGACACCCTCCGTCGAGCCGAACGAAACCCATGAAGGACATGAAAGTTCCTCTCCTACGATGTTTCCTGCGGAAACCCCTTGCAATGCACGAGGTACGCCGGCTCCTGCTTTCAACTGCACCGGTTCAGCACCGGTATTTCTAACCAACAAGGATGCAGAACGCGTGGCACCGGGCGCCCCCTCTATTTCGAGCGTTTCAGGAGACATCTCTAATTCCGAAGCGAATACAGCGCTTTTCATCTCCGGGTCGCCTTCATAATCGAATTCACCAGAAGAACGAAAAGGCGTCGAACCTTCTAATCGAACCTCTGCTGATAATTTGTATTTCCCTTTCGGCAGTCGGGTCAATGTTCTTTGTGTGAGCACAGCCTGTGCATGCGGAAGCAAAGTCCTCTCTTTGAAAGAAATGTTTGCCACCTTACGCAAACGGTCATCCATCGAAGAATAAACGGTCAGATTCGCATTCACCCGCGCCATGCTTTCCCCTGCGTTTCGTATAGGGATTTTGAAAATGGTTCCAACGGGTTCTCGCTCGTTTTTGGACGCGAATTCCATAGTCGGAACTCCGACTTCTATTCGTCGTGTTGATGCCGTCCCGTATACCTGCACTAAGATGGGAACTAAAAAACGAATGCGTATCGCTATCGTTCCCGGCTTTCGTTCCGGTACGGTTTGCACGATGGCACAACCGCTGTAAAAGCCTCGCGCATTCACGGGAACCTGCATTTTCACGTTGATGATTTGAACGCCTTCGGGGGGGATTTCGAAGTCCTCTTTGTCGAGTTTCGTGAACGGAAGGCAGGAGGGCGATGGGGGGGGAGGCGGATTCGCTACGACCTCGGGGTCCATCACCATCAATCCACCATCTTCCGCTTGATAAAGTTCCCACAAACGCGCCTGCACCTTAGCAGGATGGGTCTTACTGAGGTTTCGCACGCTCACCGGCACTTCTACACGCTCTCCGGGCTTTGGCTGCAAATCCAGCCGCACGGGCTGAACCATGATGGATGTTTGCTGTGCCAAAGAGGAGGCGCTGAGCATTGTAAAAACCGAAATCCAAATAGGTGCAATTTTCATATCGGGTTCTCCATTCGCTTTAGAGGATGCAGGGTCGTGAAAAACCCTGCATCCTTAGCCAAGTGTTTCCGCGCTTCGAGCAACGTCTGCTACCCAGGACCCACGGTTACCGTGACCGTAGACGTATAGGTATTCGGTGGAGTCGGAAACGTCAACCCCGAAACCTGCACCGTCAAAGAACCGAGCGTTTCACCGGGTCCTCCGCTGGTGGGGAATCCATTGGCACCGAAGAACCAACTGGGGTTGAGAGGCGGGCTCCAACTGCCGAAATTAGCGCTCACGAACTGCCAATTCACGTTCGCCAAAACATGCCATGGTCGCGAGCCACTATAAGTTCCCGCTTGTCCACCGTCGTTCACCTCGATGAGGATTTCACTCGGTGGACTCAGAAACTCGAAGAAGATGAATGAACCTACACTGCTGGTCACGGTTGCGTTTCCACTGCTTTGAGCGAGCGCACTCGAAGGACACAGAAACGCCACCGCTCCTACGGAAAGAAGCATGAGCCGAGCAAACCAGAGATGGCTTACTTTTCCCATGCTCATTTTACGGACCTATCGTCACAGTGATTGTCGCCACTGAAAGGCTTCCAGGTCCTGCAAAGTCCTTACCTCCGATTGTAGACGTGCGCGATAATGAAGCACTCAAGAGATTTGCCTGGTTAGCTCCTGCTCCACCGGTCATATCTGCCGCAGAAGCAGTGAAGCTCCAAACATCAGCAGCGCCTACTTGCATATAGGACCCTTGACTAGTGAAAGTAGCGTTGTCGAAGTTATTAGTAACCGTGAGATTCCAGTTCGTATTTGCTGTTACGGTGAATGGATCCGAGCCAGTGTAAGGCCCATCTCCGAACAATCCATCATTGATGGCTATATCGATGTTTTCCACACCATTAACAGCACGATACGCAGCAACGTTGAATGTTACGTTGCTATTACTCTGTGCAAACACAGAAGCAGTGACAGCAAACGCCGCAAGGGCGGCTAAGATTTTGAAGTATTTCATTGTTTATCCTCCTTTAGGATCGAATTTTCGCTCCTCCGTTCAAAAAAGGGTTTCTTCCTCTTTCGAACGGTAATTGCAGAATTTCCTCCGCATCCGAGAGACGGAGCGACCTCCCTCGGCAAATCGTTTGCACCTTTTTCGTAAAGAATCACTGCGGCGCTATGGTGATAATCATCAGTGCAAGGACAGGCCCCCCTCCCGGATACTGCGCCGTTACTTGCGCAGTTCCGAAAAGAACCCCCCCACCGTACGCTATCGTGTGCTGCTGTCCTTGCTGAGAGACATCGATATCCCAAGTCCAATATTTCGGTTTCGGCTTGTAAGCGACGAGTTGCGCCGTTATCGTCGCGGGAAGGTTCGCATGCGCAATGAAATCTCTCGACGCCGTGAAGGTTCCATTTTTCAATGTCCCACAAATCGCCCAAAAATCTTTCGTGCAATTGAAAATAGAATCTTCGAAATGGATATTCACGTAGGGACCGACGGTGAGATTCACATCGGCTTGTGCTGAGGACTGCGCAAACGCATTCGTCATGAGTAAAACGCTCACGACGAGCAGACTCGCTGCAAAAAATTTTCTGGGCATAGTTTTTCTCCTTCTGGGAGATGGAGGCATCGAAATTCACTCGGTTCGGATATTCACAAACACGAAATTTCATCCGACGACCTCCCCTGTAAGAACACCTCGATACATACCGGGCGGCAAATTCAACTCGTAACGCACTTTAACGGCGATGAAAAAAATGTTATTTCCGCGTTTCGGGTTCGCTACCACAGAGGGAATGCCGAAAGACGCATATTCCGCGTTTCGAATCGCTTCTTTCTGCGTAACCCCCACACCGATTCCCAAATGGTTCGTAGAAATAACCGAATTTTTCGAATCGTGAACGAGTTGGGAGATGGAGAAGCGAATTCGTGCATTTGCACGGTTCGTCGTTATCATTACTTTTTGTGGGTTCGGTGAAATGACTTCACCGGGTTGTCCTGAACAAGTGAAGTTAAGCCCATTGCGTTCGAAATTGAAAAATAAATAGGGAAGAACTGTGTAGTTGAAGAGAATTCTGTTTTCGGAAAGAACCATCTTCGAAGTCGGCTCTATAACTGTAAATTGTATTAACCCGCGATAATTGCCTTCTGCAGGAAAAGCCCCTGTGGAAATCGTGAAACGGCAAAGATATTCATTAACGCCTATTCCGCCTTGAAGGAGAAGCGTAGGCTTTCCCGTAGAGAGAACAATGGATGTAGAAGAATTCGTGGAAGGAGTGGAGAAAGTTTGCGAGGCATTTCGAGGAGTAATTTCGATTCGACAAGAAATATCGTTTTGAGGCGATACTCCTTCGAGAGGTAGCAAGGTAGCAACGATTGTCCATTGAGGAATCTGACTCGTGACGATTATTGGTACGGGTTTCGGCATTTCATAGCGAGAGAAGTCACCGCAAACCGCAAGGGTTACTTCGGGTTGAGGCACGACGAGCATCACCGGGGGTGACTGCGTCATGATGGGGACGGCGAGTCCTAACGTCGCCGTAACTCCAACGCAAGTAGTTACCCTCCTCATGTTTCTCCTTTTCGACACATCGGATGGCTCAAGCTATCCGATGTTGATTCATAGTAACGTGAGTTCAGAGGGATTACAAGACGTGATATGTTTTAGGTAGCGAGTGTGGGGTTACCTGTATGTGGTCAAAAGTGACTACTTTTTAGGACGCCATAAAAAAAATGTGATTGAAAAGTGAAGGATTTGAGCCTTTGTGGGGTTTTAATAAATGGAACTCCGAGAGGCGCTACGGATGAAGGGGAATAATCATTCACTGAGCAAGAGAGAGAAGGAAACCGTTTGCCTCGCCATTCAAGGG from Fimbriimonadales bacterium includes the following:
- a CDS encoding alpha-L-fucosidase, whose protein sequence is MKPIPFENPKQDFFHESKELRDQRMRWFREARFGMFIHWGLYAIPAGEWKGKTYNGAGEWLMYHAQIPPEKYEPLQKQFNPVKFNAREWVRIAKTAGMKYIVITSKHHDGFCLFDSKFTDYDIMGTPFKRDILKELSRACKENGIRLGFYYSIMDWHHPDYLPRRPWDKRDASQANFQRYIEYMKNQLRELLTHYGDIGILWFDGEWEETWNHEYGKDLYNFVRSLQPNIIINNRVDKGREAKGEHYGDYGTPEQEIPASGLPGMDWETCMTMNDTWGYVKHDNNWKSADTLIKNLVDIASKGGNYLLNVGPNALGEIPQESVERLKTIGAWLKRNGEAIYGTSASPFSEKLEWGRVTQKPGKLFLHVFDKERKEIVLPAFDAKIIRIYELTNSKKKTLTYTKTNNGIAILIPYLRPDNSVNVFVVEYEKLK
- a CDS encoding HNH endonuclease; this translates as MDVLLLNNNYEPLNVCSMVRAITLMVKGKAEILHHNGHIVRTGSQELRAPSVLRLRYHVKRPVPQLRLSRHSILARDNYRCQYCNVAGKELTIDHVIPRRLGGPHTWENVVACCRKCNLKKGDKSLKEAGMKLIKTPKRPHYIPYISLPEYLRAKEREDWMQYLPVWNSH
- the thyX gene encoding FAD-dependent thymidylate synthase translates to MGRIVVPEAEELLDKEIRVLDKGFVRLVDYLGGDARIVQAARVSYGAGTKTVREDRALIHYLLRNDHTSPFEQVILTFHCKMPIFVARQWVRHRTARLNEISGRYSVMKDEFYLPVPQEVRTQDQVKKQGRSEEVVPLEKAEEIIAKLQEEQRRVYENYEKMIEEGIARELARMNLPLSLYTEWYWQIDLHNLFHFLHIRMDEHAQYEIREYAKALAMCAKAVAPMAYEAWEEHVFHSVRFSRSECKALASLLEGKEPELEEKPMKVFQQKLEKLKKIAQIKYESSEIKSATEK